The Martelella sp. AD-3 genome includes a region encoding these proteins:
- a CDS encoding type II toxin-antitoxin system HicA family toxin has product MAGYLRELKRLLTEAGCEYIRPGKGDHEIWRSPISNRHFTVDSGTKSRHTANETLKQAGLPKAF; this is encoded by the coding sequence ATGGCGGGCTATCTGCGTGAACTCAAAAGGCTTCTGACCGAGGCCGGATGCGAATACATCCGGCCCGGAAAAGGCGATCATGAGATCTGGCGCAGCCCGATCTCCAACCGGCACTTCACGGTCGACAGCGGCACGAAGTCCCGCCATACGGCAAACGAGACGCTGAAGCAGGCAGGCCTTCCAAAGGCCTTCTGA
- the msrQ gene encoding protein-methionine-sulfoxide reductase heme-binding subunit MsrQ, translated as MAQKPARKSGAAWWRPASVWALYAVGLLPAVWYFYLGATNNLGVDPVKTFEHLLGIWALRFILLTLCVTPLRDLAGINLLRYRRALGLLGFYYVCFHFLVYLVLDQQMNLSVVVEDVIKRPFITFGMIALVLLIPLALTSNNWAIRTLKQNWIRLHKLVYLIAALGTLHFAMGRKVIGPEIMFYIAVCVLLLGYRLIRPKLMERKRARKKAARMQAGLNHAK; from the coding sequence ATGGCTCAGAAACCTGCCAGGAAATCCGGCGCCGCCTGGTGGCGCCCCGCCTCTGTCTGGGCGCTCTATGCCGTCGGGCTTCTCCCGGCCGTCTGGTATTTTTACCTCGGCGCGACCAACAATCTCGGCGTCGATCCGGTCAAGACCTTCGAGCACCTGCTCGGCATTTGGGCGCTGCGCTTCATCCTGCTGACGCTCTGCGTCACGCCGCTGCGCGATCTCGCAGGCATCAACCTCCTGCGCTACCGGCGTGCGCTCGGCCTGCTCGGCTTCTATTATGTGTGCTTTCATTTCCTGGTCTATCTGGTGCTCGACCAGCAGATGAACCTCTCCGTCGTGGTGGAAGACGTGATCAAGCGGCCGTTCATCACCTTCGGCATGATCGCGCTCGTGCTCCTCATCCCGCTGGCGCTGACCTCCAACAACTGGGCGATCCGGACGCTGAAGCAGAACTGGATCCGCCTGCACAAGCTGGTCTATCTCATCGCCGCGCTCGGCACGCTGCACTTTGCCATGGGCCGCAAGGTGATCGGCCCGGAGATCATGTTCTACATCGCCGTCTGCGTGCTCCTCCTCGGCTACCGCCTCATCCGCCCGAAGCTGATGGAGCGCAAACGCGCGCGGAAGAAGGCGGCGCGGATGCAGGCGGGCCTCAATCATGCGAAGTGA
- the msrP gene encoding protein-methionine-sulfoxide reductase catalytic subunit MsrP, whose protein sequence is MPAYKPPHIPASEITPEHVYLKRRTLLAAGLAAGATFVTGAGSGEANAATLTQGEALKTVPGPYPMPDRAQTSFEDVTNYNNFYEFGTGKADPSRNSGKFQPYPWTFEIGGMVQKPQTVDIDTLLTTFPLEERVYRMRCVEAWSMVIPWVGIPLKSIIDMAEPTGSAKYVAFEGVVRPKEMPGQSGFGQPMPWPYVEGLRLDEANHPLTIIAVGLYGKTLLNQNGAPMRLVVPWKYGFKGIKSITKITLTDTQPPNSWNLLQPSEYGFYANVNPNVPHPRWSQATERVIGEDGGLFGGGKRIDTLMFNGYGDEVASLYAGMDLAKYY, encoded by the coding sequence ATGCCAGCATACAAACCGCCGCACATTCCGGCCTCTGAGATCACGCCGGAGCACGTATACCTGAAGCGCCGCACGCTTCTGGCCGCGGGCCTCGCCGCCGGCGCCACCTTCGTCACGGGCGCGGGAAGCGGTGAAGCGAACGCGGCCACGCTCACCCAGGGAGAGGCGCTGAAGACGGTGCCCGGCCCCTACCCCATGCCGGACCGCGCGCAAACCAGCTTCGAGGACGTGACCAACTACAATAATTTCTACGAGTTCGGCACCGGCAAGGCCGATCCGTCCAGGAATTCCGGCAAATTCCAGCCCTATCCCTGGACCTTCGAGATCGGCGGCATGGTGCAGAAACCGCAGACCGTCGATATCGACACGCTGCTGACGACGTTTCCGCTGGAAGAGCGCGTCTACCGCATGCGCTGCGTCGAAGCCTGGTCGATGGTCATTCCCTGGGTCGGCATTCCGCTGAAATCGATCATCGACATGGCGGAGCCGACGGGTTCGGCCAAATATGTCGCGTTTGAAGGCGTGGTGCGGCCGAAGGAAATGCCCGGCCAGAGCGGTTTCGGCCAGCCCATGCCCTGGCCCTATGTGGAGGGACTCAGGCTGGATGAGGCCAACCACCCGCTCACCATCATCGCCGTGGGGCTCTACGGCAAGACGCTTTTGAACCAGAACGGCGCGCCGATGCGCCTCGTGGTGCCGTGGAAATACGGCTTCAAGGGCATCAAGTCGATCACCAAGATCACGCTCACGGATACCCAGCCGCCCAACAGCTGGAACCTGCTGCAGCCGAGCGAATACGGCTTCTATGCCAATGTGAACCCGAATGTGCCGCATCCGCGCTGGAGCCAGGCGACCGAGCGCGTCATCGGCGAGGATGGCGGCCTCTTCGGCGGCGGCAAGCGCATCGATACACTGATGTTCAACGGTTACGGCGACGAGGTGGCAAGCCTTTACGCCGGCATGGACCTTGCGAAATACTACTGA